A genomic stretch from Sceloporus undulatus isolate JIND9_A2432 ecotype Alabama chromosome 5, SceUnd_v1.1, whole genome shotgun sequence includes:
- the MGAT3 gene encoding beta-1,4-mannosyl-glycoprotein 4-beta-N-acetylglucosaminyltransferase isoform X1, whose translation MWMKMRRHKLFLTLCMAGLCLISFLHFLKALSYVTFPRELASLSPNLVSNFFWNNAPVTPQVSPEPGGPEFLRTPLYSHSPLLQPLSPSRASEELHKVEFVLPEDTAEYFVHTKAGGVCFKPGTKVLEKPMAGRPDEKIEGAASGRISRKPLSTNGTKRRKWVECVCLPGWHGPSCGVPTVVQYSNLPTKDRLTPREIPRRVINAINVNHEFDLLDVRFHELGDVVDAFVVCESNFTAYGEPRPLKFREMLLNGSYDYIRHKVLYVFLDHFPPGGRQDGWIADDYLRTFLTRDGISRLRNLRPDDVFIIDDADEIPARDGVLFLKLYDGWTEPFAFHMRKSLYGFFWKQPGTLEVVSGCTVGMLQTVYATDGIRLRRREYYTMPGFRQYENSTGHILVQWSLGSPLHFAGWHCSWCFTPEGIYFKLVSAQNGDFPRWGDYEDKRDLNYIRELIRTGGWFDGTTQEYPPADPKEQMYAPKYLLKNYERFSYLLENPYQKTEGAG comes from the exons ATGTG GATGAAGATGAGACGCCACAAGCTCTTTTTGACTCTGTGCATGGCTGGTCTTTGCCTCATCTCCTTTCTACACTTCCtgaaggccctctcctatgtcACATTCCCCAGGGAACTGGCATCGCTTAGCCCCAACCTGGTCTCTAACTTTTTCTGGAACAATGCGCCGGTCACTCCTCAGGTCAGCCCCGAACCTGGGGGTCCAGAGTTCCTTCGAACACCACTGTATTCCCATTCCCCGCTACTCCAGCCTCTGTCTCCAAGCAGAGCCAGTGAGGAGCTCCATAAAGTTGAATTTGTACTGCCTGAAGATACGGCAGAATACTTTGTACACACTAAAGCCGGCGGTGTCTGCTTCAAGCCAGGCACCAAAGTGTTGGAAAAGCCAATGGCGGGCAGGCCAGATGAGAAAATAGAAGGAGCTGCTTCAGGGCGCATAAGCCGGAAACCTCTAAGCACCAATGGGACAAAGCGGCGTAAATGGGTGGAATGCGTGTGTCTGCCGGGTTGGCATGGGCCCAGCTGTGGTGTGCCCACTGTGGTGCAGTACTCAAACCTCCCCACTAAAGATCGTCTGACCCCACGTGAAATACCCCGGAGAGTCATTAATGCCATCAATGTAAATCATGAATTTGATCTCCTGGATGTCCGTTTCCATGAGCTGGGTGATGTGGTGGATGCCTTTGTGGTCTGTGAGTCAAATTTCACTGCATATGGTGAGCCACGGCCACTCAAGTTCCGTGAGATGCTGCTCAATGGCTCCTATGACTATATACGCCACAAGGTGCTCTACGTCTTTCTGGACCACTTCCCCCCTGGTGGGCGCCAAGACGGTTGGATTGCTGATGACTACCTGCGCACTTTTCTTACTCGAGATGGCATCTCTCGCCTCCGCAATTTGCGACCTGATGACGTCTTCATCATTGATGATGCAGATGAGATCCCAGCTCGTGATGGCGTACTCTTTCTCAAACTCTACGATGGTTGGACAGAACCTTTTGCTTTCCACATGCGCAAGTCTCTTTACGGATTCTTTTGGAAGCAACCTGGCACCTTGGAGGTAGTTTCTGGTTGCACAGTGGGCATGCTCCAAACAGTTTATGCCACAGATGGAATTCGCCTACGCCGGAGAGAGTACTATACCATGCCAGGCTTTCGGCAGTATGAAAACAGCACTGGTCACATCCTGGTGCAGTGGTCACTGGGCAGTCCGCTGCACTTTGCTGGCTGGCACTGTTCTTGGTGTTTTACTCCTGAAGGAATCTACTTCAAACTGGTATCAGCCCAGAATGGTGATTTCCCCCGCTGGGGTGACTATGAGGATAAGCGTGACCTTAACTACATCCGGGAGCTAATCCGGACTGGGGGATGGTTTGATGGCACCACCCAGGAGTACCCTCCTGCAGACCCCAAAGAacaaatgtatgccccaaaatatCTATTGAAGAACTATGAGCGGTTTAGTTACCTATTGGAGAACCCCTACCAGAAAACAGAGGGGGCTGGGTGA
- the MGAT3 gene encoding beta-1,4-mannosyl-glycoprotein 4-beta-N-acetylglucosaminyltransferase isoform X2 encodes MKMRRHKLFLTLCMAGLCLISFLHFLKALSYVTFPRELASLSPNLVSNFFWNNAPVTPQVSPEPGGPEFLRTPLYSHSPLLQPLSPSRASEELHKVEFVLPEDTAEYFVHTKAGGVCFKPGTKVLEKPMAGRPDEKIEGAASGRISRKPLSTNGTKRRKWVECVCLPGWHGPSCGVPTVVQYSNLPTKDRLTPREIPRRVINAINVNHEFDLLDVRFHELGDVVDAFVVCESNFTAYGEPRPLKFREMLLNGSYDYIRHKVLYVFLDHFPPGGRQDGWIADDYLRTFLTRDGISRLRNLRPDDVFIIDDADEIPARDGVLFLKLYDGWTEPFAFHMRKSLYGFFWKQPGTLEVVSGCTVGMLQTVYATDGIRLRRREYYTMPGFRQYENSTGHILVQWSLGSPLHFAGWHCSWCFTPEGIYFKLVSAQNGDFPRWGDYEDKRDLNYIRELIRTGGWFDGTTQEYPPADPKEQMYAPKYLLKNYERFSYLLENPYQKTEGAG; translated from the coding sequence ATGAAGATGAGACGCCACAAGCTCTTTTTGACTCTGTGCATGGCTGGTCTTTGCCTCATCTCCTTTCTACACTTCCtgaaggccctctcctatgtcACATTCCCCAGGGAACTGGCATCGCTTAGCCCCAACCTGGTCTCTAACTTTTTCTGGAACAATGCGCCGGTCACTCCTCAGGTCAGCCCCGAACCTGGGGGTCCAGAGTTCCTTCGAACACCACTGTATTCCCATTCCCCGCTACTCCAGCCTCTGTCTCCAAGCAGAGCCAGTGAGGAGCTCCATAAAGTTGAATTTGTACTGCCTGAAGATACGGCAGAATACTTTGTACACACTAAAGCCGGCGGTGTCTGCTTCAAGCCAGGCACCAAAGTGTTGGAAAAGCCAATGGCGGGCAGGCCAGATGAGAAAATAGAAGGAGCTGCTTCAGGGCGCATAAGCCGGAAACCTCTAAGCACCAATGGGACAAAGCGGCGTAAATGGGTGGAATGCGTGTGTCTGCCGGGTTGGCATGGGCCCAGCTGTGGTGTGCCCACTGTGGTGCAGTACTCAAACCTCCCCACTAAAGATCGTCTGACCCCACGTGAAATACCCCGGAGAGTCATTAATGCCATCAATGTAAATCATGAATTTGATCTCCTGGATGTCCGTTTCCATGAGCTGGGTGATGTGGTGGATGCCTTTGTGGTCTGTGAGTCAAATTTCACTGCATATGGTGAGCCACGGCCACTCAAGTTCCGTGAGATGCTGCTCAATGGCTCCTATGACTATATACGCCACAAGGTGCTCTACGTCTTTCTGGACCACTTCCCCCCTGGTGGGCGCCAAGACGGTTGGATTGCTGATGACTACCTGCGCACTTTTCTTACTCGAGATGGCATCTCTCGCCTCCGCAATTTGCGACCTGATGACGTCTTCATCATTGATGATGCAGATGAGATCCCAGCTCGTGATGGCGTACTCTTTCTCAAACTCTACGATGGTTGGACAGAACCTTTTGCTTTCCACATGCGCAAGTCTCTTTACGGATTCTTTTGGAAGCAACCTGGCACCTTGGAGGTAGTTTCTGGTTGCACAGTGGGCATGCTCCAAACAGTTTATGCCACAGATGGAATTCGCCTACGCCGGAGAGAGTACTATACCATGCCAGGCTTTCGGCAGTATGAAAACAGCACTGGTCACATCCTGGTGCAGTGGTCACTGGGCAGTCCGCTGCACTTTGCTGGCTGGCACTGTTCTTGGTGTTTTACTCCTGAAGGAATCTACTTCAAACTGGTATCAGCCCAGAATGGTGATTTCCCCCGCTGGGGTGACTATGAGGATAAGCGTGACCTTAACTACATCCGGGAGCTAATCCGGACTGGGGGATGGTTTGATGGCACCACCCAGGAGTACCCTCCTGCAGACCCCAAAGAacaaatgtatgccccaaaatatCTATTGAAGAACTATGAGCGGTTTAGTTACCTATTGGAGAACCCCTACCAGAAAACAGAGGGGGCTGGGTGA